One stretch of Brachyhypopomus gauderio isolate BG-103 chromosome 10, BGAUD_0.2, whole genome shotgun sequence DNA includes these proteins:
- the LOC143525222 gene encoding LOW QUALITY PROTEIN: PDZ domain-containing protein 4 (The sequence of the model RefSeq protein was modified relative to this genomic sequence to represent the inferred CDS: inserted 2 bases in 1 codon) has translation MGCNMCVVQKPEEQYHVMFQVSSKDLSKLSREQTLQALHYGRELRRSHRRKGGVTGGSGISLLADCVDSGTQTDISFQHLVTVGRNLHLASPPPPLPPIPEPYLLSQRSPLEHVYYEPTDYFDISHHDVDRQDDLEYEEVELFKTQQQEKLGLTVCYRTDDEEDLGIYVGEVNPNSIAAKDGRIREGDRILQINGVDIQDREEAVAVLTREESTNISLLLARPEMENEADELDPERCAGSALEHQPVGPGCVGRTVPLCCGRPDPQRAVPPGAGQDADSGVGRTDESTRNEESSEHDLLADDTISTCTTTSTNTPGSTRRFQGAPPTPLPRPEHSCSTDSLLGPEGAGLTSDTASLLIAGLTEEELERYQELLEIRCLYERNGNPLLLVGGARQGAGLGVDIVEDASLDMNCNESLLRHELVLLEEELRHLEFKWRNVLRAQKMQQLRERCLKVRPPEKDDQAGGGATASALHHELSDINETPERERSDKESTSAYNTGGESCRSTPLASERYPSPSAAGDSSASATLRPLCAQRWSETSRAEDLDAPASPGGGRHREESDDGKNPSPVTRIRSLSRNRGAGNRRGSDGARRSPRQNRAPSGGSAEGGRSADSSPYLGRRRCGSRAPPCYQSCLQLRDETLADGPDVQDAMDHAAAGPGGSLCARGDSLAPPVXAPPPRSPQTPPPAPPPVFPHMEWKVKIRSDGSRYVTKRPVRDRLLKARAMKISEERSGVTTDDDAVSEMKMGRYWSKEERKRQLLRAREHRRRREIMQQSRLDVLRERERDQDASILELSQRKSMKKRSRRILDNWITIQELLAHGTRSADGKKVYNPLLSVTTV, from the exons GTAAGCAGTAAGGACCTTTCTAAACTCTCCCGTGAGCAAACTCTTCAGGCCCTTCACTATGGGCGGGAGTTGAGGCGGAGCCACAGGAGGAAAGGAGGCGTGACTGGGGGCAGTGGCATATCCCTATTGGCTGATTGCGTGGACAGTGGCACGCAGACAGATATTAGCTTCCAGCACCTGGTTACGGTGGGAAGGAATCTCCACCTggcctcccctcctccacctctgcctCCCATACCAGAGCCATATTTGCTGAGCCAgcg GTCTCCACTAGAACACGTGTACTATGAACCAACCGACTACTTCGACATCAGTCATCATGACGTGGACAGACAAGATGACCTGGAGTATGAG GAAGTGGAGCTGTTTAAGACTCAGCAGCAGGAGAAACTTGGCCTGACTGTGTGCTACCGCACGGACGACGAGGAGGACCTGGGGATCTACGTGGGTGAG GTCAACCCCAACAGCATCGCTGCTAAAGACGGCCGTATCAGGGAAGGAGACAGAATTCTTCAG ATCAACGGTGTGGACATTCAGGACCGTGAGGAGGCCGTGGCCGTCCTGACCAGAGAGGAGAGCACCAACATATCTCTGCTGCTGGCACGGCCTGAGATGGAG AATGAGGCGGATGAGCTGGACCCGGAGCGGTGTGCGGGCTCGGCGCTGGAGCACCAGCCGGTCGGCCCGGGCTGCGTTGGGCGGACGGTCCCGCTCTGCTGTGGCCGACCCGACCCGCAGCGCGCGGTGCCGCCCGGCGCCGGCCAGGACGCGGACAGCGGGGTGGGCCGCACGGACGAGAGCACGCGCAACGAGGAGTCGTCCGAACACGACCTGCTGGCCGACGACACCATCAGtacctgcaccaccaccagcaccaacaccccGGGCAGCACGCGCAGGTTCCAGGGGGCCCCGCCCACACCGCTGCCCCGCCCAGAGCACTCCTGCAGCACCGATTCGCTGCTGGGgcctgagggggcggggctaaccTCCGACACAGCCTCCCTGCTGATCGCTGGGCTCACCGAGGAAGAGTTGGAGCGGTATCAGGAACTACTGGAGATCCGGTGTCTCTACGAGAGGAACGGAAACCCCCTGCTCCTGGTGGGCGGGGCgaggcagggggcggggctgggcgtGGACATTGTAGAAGACGCGTCTCTGGATATGAACTGCAATGAGAGTCTACTGAGGCACGAGCTGGTcctgctggaggaggagcttcGCCATCTGGAGTTCAAGTGGCGCAACGTCCTCAGGGCTCAGAAGATGCAGCAGCTTCGTGAGCGCTGTCTGAAGGTCCGCCCACCCGAGAAAGACGACCaagcagggggcggagccacggcCTCAGCGCTCCACCACGAGCTGTCGGACATCAACGAGACGCCGGAGAGGGAGCGCTCCGATAAGGAGAGCACCAGCGCCTACAACACTGGAGGCGAGAGCTGCCGGAGCACTCCGCTAGCTAGCGAGCGTTACCCATCACCCTCTGCGGCGGGGGACTCCAGTGCATCGGCGACCCTGCGACCTCTCTGTGCCCAACGCTGGAGCGAAACCAGCAGGGCCGAAGACCTCGACGCTCCCGCCTCCCCCGGTGGGGGGCGCCATCGCGAAGAGTCGGACGATGGCAAGAACCCGAGCCCCGTGACCAGAATCCGCTCACTGTCCCGCAACAGGGGTGCCGGCAACCGGAGGGGTTCTGACGGCGCGCGAAGGAGCCCGCGGCAAAAcagagcgccctctggtggatCGGCTGAAGGAGGTAGGAGTGCGGACAGCAGCCCGTACCTGGGTCGCCGTCGCTGTGGCTCCAGGGCCCCGCCCTGCTACCAAAGCTGCCTACAACTGCGGGACGAGACTCTAGCAGACGGCCCAGACGTTCAGGACGCAATGGACCACGCGGCTGCCGGGCCGGGAGGCTCGCTTTGCGCCCGCGGAGACTCTCTGGCGCCCCCCGT GGCCCCGCCCCCGCGCTCGCCCCAGACCCCACCCCCCGCACCTCCCCCCGTCTTCCCCCACATGGAGTGGAAGGTGAAGATCCGCAGCGACGGCTCACGCTACGTGACCAAGCGTCCCGTGCGGGACCGGCTGCTGAAGGCTCGGGCCATGAAGATCAGCGAGGAGCGAAGTGGGGTGACGACGGACGACGACGCCGTCAGCGAGATGAAGATGGGCCGCTACTGGAGCAAGGAGGAGCGCAAGCGGCAGCTGCTCCGGGCCCGCGAGCACCGGCGCCGGCGCGAGATCATGCAGCAGAGCCGCCTGGACGTCCTGCGGGAACGCGAGCGGGACCAGGACGCCTCCATCCTGGAGCTCAGTCAGAGGAAGAGCATGAAGAAACGTAGCCGGCGCATCCTGGACAACTGGATCACCATCCAGGAGCTGCTGGCCCACGGGACGCGGTCCGCAGATGGGAAGAAAGTGTACAACCCCCTTCTGTCCGTCACCACGGTGTGA